From Hirundo rustica isolate bHirRus1 chromosome 1, bHirRus1.pri.v3, whole genome shotgun sequence, a single genomic window includes:
- the XKR9 gene encoding XK-related protein 9 isoform X1, with product MTTVAVSHVMKFTKQNFFVLVGGMIIYVVDIGVDFWVASRYFCQGQYSWSILILCFRGLSSIITQIFSYEWFKNDWEGTDTGKLKLVFLVHLFHCGIFIRYWFALKYGYQVAFKQTSSRDASEADSSNFIQKQAIDAVTDINMLRVFKTFLETTPQLFLQIYILVEHDKTHFYQYAAIIMSFCGISLSMVDYQISLRKSLPDKDEFHVLSKFMYLFYKLLTITSWILSISLITLLSVRISVILLIFLWICGFAWTLKQHTTFCKSKKMEYLYRTVVGIILIFSFFNIKGRRTIVWISIYYATHTVVTLGILCVYMFWKHSFIKETCFTIVSILTISSLVLGIIFLVVYYSHLHPTTYCRPQACSDEVDRVAGQKERVKTDRFQNFLMQ from the exons ATGACAACAGTGGCAGTTTCACACGTGATGAAATTTACTAAGcagaatttctttgttttagttGGCGGAATGATAATTTATGTAGTTGATATTGGAGTGGACTTCTGGGTAGCTAGTAGGTATTTCTGTCAAGGACAATACTCTTGGAGTATATTGATACTGTGTTTTAGAGGTCTTTCATCAATAATAACTCAGATATTTAGTTATGAGTGGTTTAAAAACGACTGGGAAGGTACTGATACTGGGAAGCTGAAATTGGTTTTTCTAGTTCATCTCTTTCATTGTGGAATTTTTATAAG gTACTGGTTTGCTTTGAAATATGGCTATCAAGTTGCATTTAAACAAACAAGTAGCAGAGATGCATCAGAAGCAGACTCTTCCAACTTCATTCAAAAACAAGCTATTGATGCAGTGACTGATATTAACATGCTCAGGGTGTTCAAGACTTTTCTTGAGACCACACCACaactttttcttcagatttacATCCTCGTGGAACATGACAAAACTCATTTCTATCAAT ATGCTGCCATTATTATGTCTTTTTGTGGTATCTCCTTATCAATGGTTGATTACCAGATATCACTACGAAAATCTCTGCCTGACAAAGATGAATTTCATGTGCTTTCCAAGTTCATGTATCTCTTCTATAAATTGCTTACCATCACTTCTTGGATACTCAGTATTTCATTGATCACTCTACTAAGCGTCAGAATTTCTGTAATTCTGCTGATATTTCTTTGGATCTGTGGCTTCGCTTGGACTTTGAAACAGCATACAACATTTTGCAAGTCTAAGAAGATGGAATATCTGTACAGAACTGTAGTTGGAATCATtctaattttttcattttttaacatAAAGGGGAGAAGAACAATAGTTTGGATTTCTATTTATTATGCTACTCACACTGTAGTGACTCTAGGtattttgtgtgtatatatgttcTGGAAACATTCCTTTATCAAAGAAACATGTTTTACAATTGTAAGCATCTTAACTATTTCAAGTCTGGTGTTAggcattatttttcttgttgtttaTTACAGCCATCTTCATCCCACTACTTATTGCAGACCTCAGGCATGTTCTGATGAAGTTGACAGAGTGGCCGGGCAAAAAGAGAGAGTGAAAACTGATAGATTTCAGAATTTCTTAATGCAATGA
- the XKR9 gene encoding XK-related protein 9 isoform X2, whose product MTTVAVSHVMKFTKQNFFVLVGGMIIYVVDIGVDFWVASRYFCQGQYSWSILILCFRGLSSIITQIFSYEWFKNDWEGTDTGKLKLVFLVHLFHCGIFIRYWFALKYGYQVAFKQTSSRDASEADSSNFIQKQAIDAVTDINMLRVFKTFLETTPQLFLQIYILVEHDKTHFYQW is encoded by the exons ATGACAACAGTGGCAGTTTCACACGTGATGAAATTTACTAAGcagaatttctttgttttagttGGCGGAATGATAATTTATGTAGTTGATATTGGAGTGGACTTCTGGGTAGCTAGTAGGTATTTCTGTCAAGGACAATACTCTTGGAGTATATTGATACTGTGTTTTAGAGGTCTTTCATCAATAATAACTCAGATATTTAGTTATGAGTGGTTTAAAAACGACTGGGAAGGTACTGATACTGGGAAGCTGAAATTGGTTTTTCTAGTTCATCTCTTTCATTGTGGAATTTTTATAAG gTACTGGTTTGCTTTGAAATATGGCTATCAAGTTGCATTTAAACAAACAAGTAGCAGAGATGCATCAGAAGCAGACTCTTCCAACTTCATTCAAAAACAAGCTATTGATGCAGTGACTGATATTAACATGCTCAGGGTGTTCAAGACTTTTCTTGAGACCACACCACaactttttcttcagatttacATCCTCGTGGAACATGACAAAACTCATTTCTATCAAT